In Malus sylvestris chromosome 15, drMalSylv7.2, whole genome shotgun sequence, a single genomic region encodes these proteins:
- the LOC126604597 gene encoding uncharacterized protein LOC126604597 translates to MAVASGEATTICNHCDRAIPSSNIDLHSVHCFRNLEKCKVCGDMVPKKYAEDHYSNTHAPVACSLCSETMEREILAIHKGENCPQRIVTCDFCEFPLPAIDLAEHQEVCGNRTELCHLCNRYIRLRERYNHESRCNGISDNTAGPSRDDRAAERRQGPPRRQVNEFSRKRLMFTIALTGIAVLLGSLFFQRKPDESRVH, encoded by the exons ATGGCTGTTGCATCTGGAGAAGCAACCACAATATGCAATCACTG TGACAGAGCTATCCCCTCATCAAATATTGACTTGCACTCTGTTCATTGCTTCCGCAATCTAGAAAAATGTAAAGTATGTGGTGATATGGTTCCAAAAAAATATGCTGAGGACCATTACTCGAACACCCATGCTCCG GTAGCCTGTTCACTTTGTAGTGAGACAATGGAACGTGAAATATTAGCTATCCACAAAGGTGAAAACTGCCCTCAGAGAATTGTCACATGTGACTTCTGTGAGTTCCCATTGCCTGCAATTGATCTTGCTGAGCATCAG GAAGTATGCGGGAATCGAACGGAACTTTGTCATCTTTGTAACAGATACATCAGACTGCGAGAACGCTATAACCATGAAAGTAGGTGTAATGGTATCTCAGATAATACCGCTGGTCCTTCCAG GGATGATAGGGCAGCTGAAAGAAGGCAGGGTCCTCCAAGAAGACAGGTGAACGAGTTTTCACGGAAGCGGCTTATGTTCACCATTGCACTAACAGGTATTGCTGTTCTATTAGGGTCTCTTTTTTTCCAGAGAAAGCCAGACGAGAGTCGAGTGCATTAG